From a single Erpetoichthys calabaricus chromosome 1, fErpCal1.3, whole genome shotgun sequence genomic region:
- the LOC127525828 gene encoding zinc finger protein 260-like yields MGVKKEECEADMNILEKRTPHVKEEDCEWECVQPKQASLGIKDEECQLGSVGIKEETEETSVSVEVHKYKRTESVKEDKQDGAVTEFVSSQSKHCPSPESSINVKAESLESDTKRTEEVSSVRTPEDQPSTSGKSRTGDQHPCCSECGKQFKSRGYLQIHQRIHTGIKPYCCSACGKKFLQKGTLHRHQRVHTGEKPYCCSECGNRFSQKRGLLRHQTIHTAENPYCCSECGESFLKKTDLQIHQIIHTGGKTYCCSECGKQFLKKSLLHRHHKIHTGEKPYCCSECDKKFLRKTTLHRHQRVHTGEKPYCCSVCGNRFSVKRSLVRHQTIHTLENPYCCSECGEKFLKKSDLQIHQIIHTGEKPYCCSECGKRFLKRGILHRHQRIHTGDNPYCCSECGKHFSQKWNLQIHQRTHTGEKPYCCSDCGKQFSRKIHLQVHQRIHTGEKPYCCSECGKQFSLKKNLLIHQIIHTGEKPYWCSECGKQFWQKSSLQRHQRFHTGVKPYCCSECDKRFSQKSHLKRHQTIHTGEKPFCCSECGNRFKEKDSLLNHQTIHTGERPYCCSQCDKQFSLQKNLQRHQRIHTGEKPYCCSECGKRFLKRSSLHRHQGIHTGEKPYCCSDCGKKFLQKSALQTHKIIHTGEKPYCCSECSKCFSLKTSLQIHQRIHTGEKPYRCSECGKCFSQRSILSTHRKMHN; encoded by the exons ATGGGTGTGAAAAAGGAGGAATGTGAGGCCGACATGAATATTCTGGAGAAAAGGACCCCACatgttaaggaggaggactgtgaatgGGAGTGTGTCCAACCTAAACAGGCGAGTCTGGGCATTAAGGATGAGGAATGTCAACTGGGGTCAGTGGGCATTAAAGAAGAGACTGAAGAGACGTCTGTCAGCGTTGAAGTACACAAATATAAAAGAACTGAGAGTGTGAAGGAAGACAAACAAGATGGAGCAGTGACTGAGTTTGTCTCTTCTCAAAGCAAACACTGTCCATCACCAGAGTCTTCTATCAATGTGAAGGCTGAATCATTAGAGTCTGACACAAAGAGGACTGAGGAGGTTTCATCTGTTAGAACTCCAGAAGATCAGCCATCAACTTCGGGTAAATCCAGAACAg GAGACCAACATccatgctgttctgaatgtggcaaacagttcaaGTCCAGGGGATATCTTCAgatccaccaaagaattcacacaggaataaagccttattgctgttctgcaTGTGGCAAGAAGTTTTTGCAAAAGGGTACTCTTCATAGACACCAAagagttcacacaggagagaagccttattgctgttctgaatgtggcaatcGCTTTTCACAAAAGCGTGGTCTTCTGAGACACCAAACAATTCACACAGCAGAGAatccttattgctgttctgaatgtggcgaGAGTTTTTTGAAAAAGACTGATCTTCAGATCCACCAAATCATTCACACGGGAGGGAAgacttattgctgttctgaatgtggcaagcagtttCTAAAAAAGAGTTTACTTCATAGACACCAcaaaattcacacaggagagaaaccttattgctgttctgaatgtgacaagAAGTTTTTACGAAAGACTACTCTTCATAGACACCAAagagttcacacaggagagaagccttattgctgttctgtATGTGGCAATCGCTTTTCAGTAAAGCGCAGTCTTGTGAGACACCAAACAATTCACACATTGGAGAATCcttactgctgttctgaatgtggcgaGAAGTTTTTGAAAAAGAGCGATCTTCAGATCCACCAAAtaattcacacgggagagaagccttattgctgttctgaatgtggcaagcggtTTCTAAAAAGAGGTATACTCCATagacaccaaagaattcacacaggagataatccttattgctgttctgaatgcggcaagcatttttcacaaaaatggaATCTTCAGATCCACCAACGAACTCACAcgggagaaaagccatattgctgttctgattgtGGTAAGCAGTTTTCCAGAAAGATCCATCTTCAagtccaccaaagaattcacacaggagagaaaccttattgctgttctgaatgtggcaagcagtttTCGCTTAAGAAGAATCTTCTGATCCACCAAAtaattcacacgggagagaaaccttattggtgttctgaatgtggcaagcagtttTGGCAGAAGAGCAGTCTACAGAGACACCAAAGATTTCACACAGGAGTGAAGCCTtactgttgttctgaatgtgacaaGCGGTTTTCACAGAAGAGCCATCTTAAGAGACACCAAacgattcacactggagagaaacctttttgctgttctgaatgtggcaatcGCTTTAAAGAAAAGGACAGTCTTCTGAACCACCAAacaattcacacaggggagagaCCTTATTGCTGTTCTCAGTGTGATAAGCAGTTTTCTCTTCAgaagaatcttcagagacaccaaagaattcacacaggagaaaagccttattgctgttctgaatgtggcaagcgttTTTTAAAAAGGAGTTCACTTCATAGACACCAaggaattcacacaggagagaaaccttattgctgttctgattgtGGCAAGAAATTTTTGCAAAAATCGGCTCTACAgacacacaaaataattcacacaggagagaagccatattgttgttctgaatgtagtAAGTGCTTTTCGCTCAAAACCAGTCTTCAGattcaccaaagaattcacactggagagaagccttatcgttgctctgaatgtggcaaatgcTTTTCACAAAGGAGCATTCTTTCGACCCACCGAAAAATGCATAATTGA